In Thermoleophilia bacterium, the DNA window GCCCACCGACGGTCACCATTCGCCCATGGAGTGCGCCGTTTGATTCGGCGACTACGGTGACGTTACCGGCTCCCTCCCGTGACGCGGGTACGCCCGGCGGTGCGACGGCGGATGACCCGCGAGTATCCGCTCCCGATGATGCGCGGGATCACCCATTGCGGGGTGCCCAATCCGGGGAGAGACTGCGCGGGGTGTCAGCCCAGATGCGGGACATCTGCCCGACCCCGACCGTGGGCGGCCACCACCTATCGGGGGCGGGGTCTCACCGCGCCGATGGAGGTGACGAGGGCCACGATGGCCGCCACCTGGGCGATGAAGATGCCCACATCGCGCGCGAGGAACTCGGCCGGGCCGGGCGGGCGCACCAGGCGCCATGCGACAAGGGTCGTGGCCGCCAGCGCACAGGCGAAGCATGCCCACGCCAGCGTGCGCACGATGCCGGCGTCGAGCGCGACGGATCCGCGGACGCTGAGGTGAATCAGACCGGACGCGACGACCGTGATGATCGCCAGCGCGAAGCCGACGCGCGCGAACACGCTGGCGTCCCACCCCGAACTCGCTGACGGTGCGAAGCGCGGGGCGACGTCGGCCGTGTACCACGGGAGGAACACGGCGATGGCGAGGATGGCGGCGGCCACGGCGATGATGCCGGGGCCGGATCCGCGGTCGGCGTCCCGGGTGCTCATGCCCCAATCCTAGACGGGGGTGCGGTAGGCTCAACGCATCCGGCCACGGCACGAGGAGACCAGGTGCCCACCTACATCTTGCTGAGCACGCTCAGCCCCCACGGGGCGGGCACGATCAAGGCGAACCCCCAGCGGGTTAAGGAAGTGAACGAAGAGATCGAGCAGATGGGCGCGAAGGTCATCCAGCAGTGGGCCGTCCTCGGTCCCTACGACTTCGTGAACATCGTCGAGGCCCCGGACGAGAAGGTCATCGCCCGGGTGTCGGTCGAACTCGCGGCGCGTGGAACGGCGCACTTCCAGACGCTCACGGCCATTCCGGTCGACGAGTTCCTCGCCCTCCTCAAATGATCACATGCCCGGCCGCCGCCGCCTGATCGCCGGGGCGGGGCGGTTGGGTCGCGTCGCCCCGGCGATCGACGAGCGGGGGGAACGCATCCGGCCGTCCTCATGGGACCTCGTGGGCGCGTTACCCGAGGACCTCTGCCGTGCGCAGATCGCGTGCCCGGCGGGCGGCGCCACGGCCGCCTGATGGCAGCAGCGGTGCCATGGACGTGGTCGGTGCTCATCCCGGCCCATCGCATCGTCGTGGGATTGTTAGGTGGTGAGATCGTGGAGAGTCGTGCGGCCACCAGCGCGGGCACCTTCGCGGCGTATCGCAAACTGGACGGCGCGGTGCCGGGAATGATCGCGTGGCCCAACACGGTCCTCCTCGAGGGACCGGAGATCGTGATCGTGGATCCCGGGTATCAGACTCAGGGGGACATCCTCGACGGCGTGCTCCGGGCACGCGGCCTCCACCCCGCCGACATCCGGACGGTCGTGATGACGCACCTGCACTCTGACCACCTGAGCGCATTGCCCCAGTTGCCCGGGGTGACCCGCGTTGTGGTCCACGAGAACGAGCTGGACACCAACCATGCCCGGCGCCAACGTGGCATCCTGGATGAGGCGCCACTCGACGTGGTGAAGG includes these proteins:
- a CDS encoding GYD domain-containing protein codes for the protein MPTYILLSTLSPHGAGTIKANPQRVKEVNEEIEQMGAKVIQQWAVLGPYDFVNIVEAPDEKVIARVSVELAARGTAHFQTLTAIPVDEFLALLK
- a CDS encoding MBL fold metallo-hydrolase, yielding MGPRGRVTRGPLPCADRVPGGRRHGRLMAAAVPWTWSVLIPAHRIVVGLLGGEIVESRAATSAGTFAAYRKLDGAVPGMIAWPNTVLLEGPEIVIVDPGYQTQGDILDGVLRARGLHPADIRTVVMTHLHSDHLSALPQLPGVTRVVVHENELDTNHARRQRGILDEAPLDVVKGDSGAILPGITWFHTPGHAPGHIAVVAECTDTRLVVAGDTMGPDPSWFRDMDGPATLPEREAHIAAWRRIRALSPAVIVPGHYEPFAIQ